From Ananas comosus cultivar F153 linkage group 2, ASM154086v1, whole genome shotgun sequence:
ttatcttaCAGATTTAAAGtccaaatttacaaaatttttacaaAGAAGAGTGCTAAATCTGGGGCGGAGGGATCACGTGCGAAGCGGGTGATGATGGATCAGGAGCCGTCGAAACCCCAGCGGTCGAATTGTGGTGTCTCGCGCCCAACCCTGCCCCTGCCCCTGCCCCTGCCCCAACGCCATCGTCGGCGGCGACGCGGCGGCACACGGGGCAGATCGGTCGTTTCGCGAGCCACGAGTCGACGCAGCGCGCGTGGAAGCTGTGGCGACACGCGGGGAGGAGCCGGCACGTGTCGCCCATCCGGAAGCTCTCCAGGCACACGGCGCAGTCCCCGGCGCCGTCCGATCTCCCCTtgacgtcgtcgtcgtcgtcgtcctcctccgcccctcCTCCCGAGTCGacgtagtagtagtagtagtagcaggGGAGCTTCTCTAAGTCGGCAGGGGACAAGCCCCTGGCGCCGACTACACTtacgccgccgacgccgcccatCGTCTCGAACCCTACTCCCGCCCTGCGAAACGGACGACCCACGAGGCACACGTGGACGGCCACCAGCGCCGCGATCCCCACCAGGAGGAGCGCCACGGAGAGCACGATCGCCATCACCATTATTCCCGGTATCCTCGCATTCGCGATTCCTCCCtcgaatttttttctttttaatcttttttccttttctctttcatGGGAAAAATCGCATCTTCTCGAGGCCCCGATTAGGTGGAAACCCCTAACCCTATTACTTGGAGAGGGGGAGCGTGGAGTGAGTGAGCGTAGTTTGGGGGTGGAGAAGAAGCGGAGCGCGAAAGGGATGTGGGACAGTGGGAGCGAACCATTTTGTATCTCAAACATTTGCTtctgtgcaatttttttttttttttttttttttacagtaggAAGGTAAAAGGGCGAGATCCAACCGTTCATCTCCAAATGACATTTTTGTTAGGATTGAGTATATAgataaaaaacatatttttatccACTGGAAACGTCTCCAGCATATCGttggtatctaaaattttatacttaataatatttaattatttcataattttaactGTCAGATGCCTTTCAGATGCCTTCCACGCAAGTGAGTAACCGGCGAATTTGCTTTCCATCAGACGAAGCACGTAACAGTGATCGGGAATTGACTTTTTTGGACCACTGGCGGGGCCCACTCCATGGACTTTTAACTGCTTATATAGAATCTATAgtgattttgttttatttatttatttatttattttgtgtgtGGTTTTTCTACTCAGTTCATGTGgtttatacttttttacaaaataaaagaagtcAACAGTAACGATCGGATAATTTCATTATTCGGCCCCTTCATGTAGTTAAAATTCTCCCTTGCATTTGGTTTCCTTTTTAAGAGCTCGTCCACAATAacaatatctatatctatatctatacctatacattatttcccATAAAGTCTTGTCACGTGGCGATCCTTCCTTTATCCTtaccttctcttctcttctctaatCAGAACCCGCATTCTTCATCTCCCCACCAAGGAATTACTAACgcatcattaattttaataattatgatcTTAAACCCA
This genomic window contains:
- the LOC109728145 gene encoding E3 ubiquitin-protein ligase ATL23-like, whose amino-acid sequence is MVMAIVLSVALLLVGIAALVAVHVCLVGRPFRRAGVGFETMGGVGGVSVVGARGLSPADLEKLPCYYYYYYVDSGGGAEEDDDDDDVKGRSDGAGDCAVCLESFRMGDTCRLLPACRHSFHARCVDSWLAKRPICPVCRRVAADDGVGAGAGAGAGLGARHHNSTAGVSTAPDPSSPASHVIPPPQI